A region of the Pseudoprevotella muciniphila genome:
CCTTCGTCAAAACTTCTTTTCAATTATATAGAGCAATCGTTAGAATGGCTTGATGAATGTTCTGGCGATTATGCCAACTTTCATTTGGTCTTTCTAATGCGTCTGGCTGAAATTTTGGGTTTCGCGCCAAATGTAGAAGAATATAGCGAGGGCTGTTTTTTTGATATGGAGAGCAGTACATTCTGTCTGTCGCAGCCCTCACATCCCAAATTCCTGATACCAGAAGATGCCAAAAACTTACCCTTGCTTCTTCGAATGAGTTATTCGAATATGAAGGCTTTTAAATTCTCTGGAGCGGAGCGGAGTCGTTTGCTCACTTTTATGAACGATTATTTCAAGTTGCATCTGCCTGAATTCCCTGAGTTGAAATCGCTGAAAGTGATGCGCGAGATATTTCGGTAGATGCTTGCTGACTCAAATCAATTATTTTGACGCTTTGATGATGCTGTCTATGACTTTGGGGAAATGCTCCATTTCTAAGACGTGTACTTTCGCTGCAATGTCATCGGGTGTGTCTTTAGGACTGATCGTTGTCTTTGCTTGAAAGATGATTTCTCCACCATCGCAAACATTGTTCACATAATGGATGGTAATGCCTGTTTCTTGTTCGCCTGCGGCCTTGACTGCTTCGTGCACATGCATACCGTACATGCCTTTGCCACCATATTTTGGTAGTAGGGCTGGATGGATGTTGATGATGCGATTGGGGTAGGCAGCGGTGAGGTAGGGGGGTACCATAAGGAGAAAACCTGCGAGGATGATATAGTCCGCACCTTCGATGAGGCTAAGAATTTTCTCAGCGTCATTCCATTCGCTGCGCGTAACAACTGCTGTTTTCACATTCAGACGTTCAGCACGCACAAGAGCAAAGGCATCAGCGCGATTGCTGATGACGATATTGATATTTACTTCTGAATCATCTTGAAAATACTTGATGATGTTTTCGCAGTTTGTTCCACTGCCAGAAACGAAGATGGCAAGATTTGTCATAGGGCATTATTGTTTTTATTTTGCTTAGCGTCATAATTATATATTCTCTTTAGATCATCCGTCCTTTGTGCTGCAGAGTTTTATGACGCTTCGCGAAAGATGCCGCAAAGTTAGTAAAAAAGAACCGCTCATAGCATATCGCTACAAGCGGTTGTTCTTTTTTTGATTGTAATATTAACGTGTTATAACGTTAGAACTCTTTAACTTTATTCTCTTGTTCTCTTGTTATTTCCTCTGCTGAGAACTTCAACTTCCACGTTTGTAACACCTGCAGAGAGCATACCGATTTGCTTTGCAGCACGCTTTGAGAGGTCAACGATGCGACCTTTTGCGTATGGACCTCTGTCGGTTACCTTTACCACAACTTCTTTGTTGTTGTTGTTGGTATTGCGTACGCGCAATATAGTACCAAATGGGAGTGTCTTGTGAGCGCAAGTTAGGCTGTCTTGATGAAAGCGTGTGCCACTGCTTGTGCGGCGTCCTTGAAATTGATCACCATAATAAGAAGCCTTTCCGTGAAGTGTCTGAGCCGTTGCTCCGAGTCCTAAAAATGTGAATGCACACGTAACGATTACTAATACTTTCTTTAATTGCATAAAATTTTGTTTGCCACAAAAAAGGTCTGACAAATGTCCGACGCTGAATCGTCATACGTCTATGGTTAAAACTTATGAAGACGTCTAAAATTGACGATCTTTTTGTGATGTTTTGACGGTGCAAAAGTACGGCTTTCTGTCGGTCTGGCAAAGCGTTTTCTCCTAATAATCAGGATTTTAACATTTCAGAAAGGACGGATTTTCTTCGTTTTTTAGAAGAGTTTTAAAGATGTACACGTCTAAGTTTTAGGTAAGGTAATTATGGTGAACTTACTGTAATTCAGAAGTTAATGATTTGGAAAAAAAGAAGGCTTTTTTTGCTCATACCTGTCTGATTTTCGCTTCGGGTTTTGTGTTCACTTTCTTTCATTTTAACATTTAAAAACACTAAAAGTAAACCACGCTAAGCAATTTTGCTTTACAAATGAAAGTGCTTTTGCAAATTGGAGTTTACAAAGCAGACGGTTTTTTCGTCCGAAAATGGGCGTCAAATTGTTTCAAATGAAGGAACAAGTACAAAAACTAAAATGAAATTATCGCTGTCCTGCGTAGAACGGCAATAATTTCATACATATTTGTTAAGATAAATTGGAATTTACTTATTATCTTCTGCTCGAATTATTTTCCTGAACAAAAACATCTCATCGTTTACGCTCCAATTATCTGATTCTTCTTCGGGAACAGTTGGGCCATGATGATACTTGTTCCAGAACTCCACAATCTGGAAACCGCATTTGTTGACATAGAAATGAATATTTCGTTTCTCGAAATAGGGCGTAATGGTTTCCCATACTTCTATTTCAGGGTGCATTGCTTCAACGGCAAACCATGCGGCCTGACCAATTCCTTTGCTGTGTGCTTCGGGGGAAACGAAAAGCAACTCCAGTTCGCCTTTGGCTTCTTCGGGATTTAGTCTCAGCACAAGCCCGCCTACATGTTTACCGTCCAAGTCAATGCGGTATGCCTCTGCACCGTCGCCATCAATGCTTTGCTCAATTGTCTTTCGGGAAATAACCTCCTCGCCTTCCTCTGTCCGTTCATCACGCATACCGAACTCAACCTGTGCACCATACCTGAAAGCCCATTGGTTGTCAAGAATGAACTGCTCATAATCATCCTGGCGTAAGGGAGAAAGATTTATTTCTATTCTATTTTCACTCATATAAATTCCGATTTATCTTAATATGTTAACATTGCAAAAATATAGAAAGATTATGTGTTGAAACTACTTTATGATTATCAGATTTGTTAAGATAAATTGGAATTTAAAGCACTCGCTTCAGGAAATCCTTTATCAAGTGGGCTATCTCCGTGTGGTGACTCTCTAAGGCGAAGTGGCCGCTGGAAAACTTCCTGCATCTCCTTCTTGAATGCGACGGTCTCTTCTTTCCTGAGAGGCAAAAGCTGTATATTCATATGCTCTTATTCCATTGATGAAGGGATATACTCTTCCAGAAACTCTGCTGCATCGGCTACACAGTCAGGGCATCCTCTGAGTACCACCTTTGTACCCACGCCCTTTAGCAATTTACATCGAGTGGCTCCGTTCCTCTCCTGGAACTTGGTCATCATCTCTCGCATCTGCTTCATGGATTTGGCTTTGTCCTTGTTGACCATGCCAAGAACCATACCGGCACCCACAAGTGCTCCACAGGTTCCTTCCATATTGCCCATTCCTGCACCGAAGGAGTTGGCAATGTTCATGGCCAGTTCTTCATCAATTCCTGCTATATCAGCGTATGTGTGAAGGATGGCCTGGGCGCAGTTGTGACTTCCGCACCTCTTTTTCTCGGCAGCTATATGTTTCCTTGTATTCATGTCAATTTACTTTTTGAATGACGGTATAACATACACTGGCTTCTCTTCGTGGTTGTTGCAGTCATGGTGGTCACACGATTCCTGAGAGTCATTCAGTTTTCCATCCAAATAAGCCTGGAGTACATCTTCTACCGTTCCGTGACATCCCCTGATGACTGAGATACCATGAGCAGAAAGCTTGTTGTAGGCCCCCATGCCCATATTGCCAGCCAGCATCAGGGTTATTCCCATCTCCTGCATGACAGAAGCAATATTCGACTTGCAACCACACCCCTCAGGCGAGTCCAGACGTTCCTGGTAAATAACCTGATTCTGTTCATCGAGCGTAAAAACTGTATAATAGGCACAGTGACCGAAGTGGTCATCAATCATACCTTCACGTGTTGGAATTGCTATTTTCTTCGCCATTATTATAATTATTTTTATTTCTGATTCTTTGATTCGTTAAATTGGAATTTATGAACACCCGTCCCCTCTGTAACTTTGTGTCGGTATGATAAATCTACCTTGTGTGGTTGTACGGTCAAGACTGCCACAGGAACCGAACATAATGAACTTTGATGCTCCAGTTAGCCAGCTTACAAGATGACATTGAGAGGATGCTACTGCTGAACCTATTCCTGACAGGTAGAAAGTTATCGTAACTCCTTTATAAGTTGTTTTATAGATATGCGTGTCGCCATTGCAAGCCGACATAGTTGCAATAATTTCAGATTCGTAGGAATCAAGTAAATGCCGATGAATTTCCTTCGTGAATATTATCAGGCATATATCTGCAAAATCTCCACGTCTGCCGTAGAAATCAAACAGATTGATCATTGGTTCAGTTTCAATATCATAACTATCAGTAATCATAGCATATTGAATCAGATGTGAGTTTTATATTGCTCCGGTATCTCAAGATTGAAAGTTCTGCATAACAACAGAACATCGTGGACATCATTTTCATCGTATTCATATCCAAGATGGAACTGTACCTGTGCCTCCGGGTTTATGCAGAACACCTCAATATTCCCGATTTTTCCTTTACCTGAGAAAGTTTCGCTTGGGAAAGTGTATCCGTCATATAGAATTCCATCTTCGACATATTCGAAACAATGCAGATCGATTATTCTTCCGTTGTCATCTTTCCAGACAGTATGGCTGTCGGTCGTATAGTCCATTATAACTTCTCTGTATCCCTTCCCTGTAATCACGGATATGGTTATACAGTAGTCTTTCTTCTCTACGAACAGATCGATGTCGTTATGTATTCTTGTTTCTCTGCCTATAAGTGCATCGACACCCCAACCGCCGTCCAAAAATACCTTTACAGATGCTTCAGACAGCATTTCAAGAATCTCACATACATCAAAACAAGTTACCATAAAATTCGAATTTATAGGTTTCTGATCAATGATAAATCACCACTTGACAAAGCTTTGAAATTGCGCTCAATTTTCTCAATGTCCCAATCCCACCATTTCAGTTGCAGCAGAAAGGCGATGAATTCGTCATCAAAACGCATCCTGACCACTCGGCAGGGATTTCCCACGGCAACAGCGTATGGAGGAATGTCTGAGGCAACAACAGAGTTGGCTCCGATAATTGCTCCGTCACCTATGTGAACGCCTGGCATGATGGTAACATGCTGGCCAATCCAGACATCATTGCCCACAACGGTATCACCCTTCAGAGGCAATTCATCTTTCACTGGAGCAATGGCACTTCCCCAGTCGCCACCAATGACATAAAACGGATAGGTTGTCACACCGTCCATCCTATGATTGGCTCCATTCATGACAAACTCCACACCCTTGGCAATAGCGCAGAATTTGCCAATAATCAATCGGTCGCCTATGAAATCGTAGAAATGAGTGACATGCTTCTCGAACTGGTCAGCACCATCCACATCATCGTAGTAAGTATAGTCGCCGATGATGATACGCGGGTTCTTCACCACGTTCTTGATGAAGCAGAGGCTTGGAATCTTCGGATTCGGAAAAGCCTCATTGGGGTTGGGTCTATTATTGATTTCCATAAATTCCGATTTATCTTGATACGTTAGCATTACAAAAATATAAATAAATTCTGTGTTCCAACTACTTTATGATTATTAAATTTTCATTAGTGTCCACCCTAAAATCAAAAGCAGGTACCTAAAGCAAATGTAGCTCGGTGCCTGCTTGAAATGATTGTTATTGTTTAGCGTTGCTTGCTATCAGAAAAGGTTTATTTCTTTCCCTTGCAACATTCTGCTTTTTGCTTGCAGCCTTTTTGCTCGCTCTTGCATCCTTCTGCTTTGGCTTTGCAGTCTTTTTGCTCGCCTTTGCAGCCCTCTGCTTTAGCTTTGCAGTCTTTTTGCTCGCCTTTGCAGCCCTCTGCTTTAGCTTTGCAGTCTTTTTGCTCGCCTTTGCAGCCTTCTGCTTTGGCTTTATCACATTCTGGTTTCACCTTGTCGCATTCAAATTTTTGCGATTTGCAGCAAGCACATTTAGAGCAATCCTTGCAGTCGTTACAGTCCTTGCAATCTTTACAACATTTGCAGTCCTTGCAGTCTTTGCAGTTTCTTGCCACTTTTTCTTTGCAACAGTCGGCTTTGGAACCTTCTGTCTTTGCACATTGTGCACTCACTGAGATGGCGATGAATGCCATCATTAGAATTGATAAGATTTTTTTCATTTTTCTATTATTTATTGTTTATTGTTTATTCTGCATTGATAGTTGCGCCAGATGTTATTGCCTGATATTCTGGTGAATACATGCACTGAATGCGTGCAGGCGCACATTGGTAAACGCCGCCGCGGTCAATGCGCATCGTTTCTGTAAGTACATGTGTGCCTTTAGCAAACTTCTCGAAGAAGAACTTGGTGTCGGCATCGCGTACTTCCCTGTATGCACCACCGGCTGATGTCCATTTGTAGTCGCTGATCTGATCGACTGGCTCGAGACATGCGGCGCGGCCTGTGCGAATAGTAACGTAGTCGAAGTCGCGCTCAGCCTTGATGGTGAACGTCATGCGT
Encoded here:
- the recO gene encoding DNA repair protein RecO, whose product is MLVKSRGIVLNTFKYTEDKMISVAYTEAEGFRTFLVRRSKSPRSAVRHNLFQPLAMLELEWNDMAGKQMFYPKSARVYYAFNSLPYEDGKRAIGQFVAEFLNYALRGEPSSKLLFNYIEQSLEWLDECSGDYANFHLVFLMRLAEILGFAPNVEEYSEGCFFDMESSTFCLSQPSHPKFLIPEDAKNLPLLLRMSYSNMKAFKFSGAERSRLLTFMNDYFKLHLPEFPELKSLKVMREIFR
- the purN gene encoding phosphoribosylglycinamide formyltransferase, translating into MTNLAIFVSGSGTNCENIIKYFQDDSEVNINIVISNRADAFALVRAERLNVKTAVVTRSEWNDAEKILSLIEGADYIILAGFLLMVPPYLTAAYPNRIINIHPALLPKYGGKGMYGMHVHEAVKAAGEQETGITIHYVNNVCDGGEIIFQAKTTISPKDTPDDIAAKVHVLEMEHFPKVIDSIIKASK
- a CDS encoding septal ring lytic transglycosylase RlpA family protein; amino-acid sequence: MQLKKVLVIVTCAFTFLGLGATAQTLHGKASYYGDQFQGRRTSSGTRFHQDSLTCAHKTLPFGTILRVRNTNNNNKEVVVKVTDRGPYAKGRIVDLSKRAAKQIGMLSAGVTNVEVEVLSRGNNKRTRE
- a CDS encoding GNAT family N-acetyltransferase, giving the protein MSENRIEINLSPLRQDDYEQFILDNQWAFRYGAQVEFGMRDERTEEGEEVISRKTIEQSIDGDGAEAYRIDLDGKHVGGLVLRLNPEEAKGELELLFVSPEAHSKGIGQAAWFAVEAMHPEIEVWETITPYFEKRNIHFYVNKCGFQIVEFWNKYHHGPTVPEEESDNWSVNDEMFLFRKIIRAEDNK
- a CDS encoding C-GCAxxG-C-C family protein, with protein sequence MNTRKHIAAEKKRCGSHNCAQAILHTYADIAGIDEELAMNIANSFGAGMGNMEGTCGALVGAGMVLGMVNKDKAKSMKQMREMMTKFQERNGATRCKLLKGVGTKVVLRGCPDCVADAAEFLEEYIPSSME
- a CDS encoding NifB/NifX family molybdenum-iron cluster-binding protein codes for the protein MAKKIAIPTREGMIDDHFGHCAYYTVFTLDEQNQVIYQERLDSPEGCGCKSNIASVMQEMGITLMLAGNMGMGAYNKLSAHGISVIRGCHGTVEDVLQAYLDGKLNDSQESCDHHDCNNHEEKPVYVIPSFKK
- a CDS encoding phosphorylase family protein, encoding MINLFDFYGRRGDFADICLIIFTKEIHRHLLDSYESEIIATMSACNGDTHIYKTTYKGVTITFYLSGIGSAVASSQCHLVSWLTGASKFIMFGSCGSLDRTTTQGRFIIPTQSYRGDGCS
- a CDS encoding nucleotidyltransferase domain-containing protein, with amino-acid sequence MVTCFDVCEILEMLSEASVKVFLDGGWGVDALIGRETRIHNDIDLFVEKKDYCITISVITGKGYREVIMDYTTDSHTVWKDDNGRIIDLHCFEYVEDGILYDGYTFPSETFSGKGKIGNIEVFCINPEAQVQFHLGYEYDENDVHDVLLLCRTFNLEIPEQYKTHI
- a CDS encoding Vat family streptogramin A O-acetyltransferase; this translates as MEINNRPNPNEAFPNPKIPSLCFIKNVVKNPRIIIGDYTYYDDVDGADQFEKHVTHFYDFIGDRLIIGKFCAIAKGVEFVMNGANHRMDGVTTYPFYVIGGDWGSAIAPVKDELPLKGDTVVGNDVWIGQHVTIMPGVHIGDGAIIGANSVVASDIPPYAVAVGNPCRVVRMRFDDEFIAFLLQLKWWDWDIEKIERNFKALSSGDLSLIRNL